The following coding sequences are from one Syntrophorhabdaceae bacterium window:
- a CDS encoding YraN family protein, whose protein sequence is MPGDSKKEEGRKGEERALVALKKDGYKIIEKNYRNPLGEIDIIAEEDGYLVFVEVKKRNTPKFGSP, encoded by the coding sequence TTGCCCGGTGACAGCAAGAAAGAAGAAGGAAGGAAAGGTGAGGAGAGGGCGCTGGTCGCCCTTAAAAAGGATGGGTACAAGATTATAGAGAAGAATTACAGAAACCCTCTCGGCGAGATAGATATTATTGCGGAAGAGGACGGATACCTTGTGTTCGTGGAGGTAAAGAAGCGGAACACCCCGAAGTTTGGCAGCCCC
- a CDS encoding ribonuclease HII, with translation MHCLLKGLVGGIDEAGRGPLAGPVVSSCVIWKELPENKCGVADSKLLTEKKREALFSWITDHAYRIGIGIATNEEIDALNILNASLLSMERAVHYTGMTPDLLLVDGNHKVKNFPDSKPVVKGDRKCFYIACASIIAKVVRDRIMDMYHSLYPVFNFKQNKGYPTKDHKMFILNHGISPIHRKTFKGVKENLAR, from the coding sequence ATGCATTGCCTGCTTAAAGGCCTTGTGGGGGGAATAGACGAGGCCGGCAGGGGGCCTCTTGCCGGGCCTGTTGTCTCTTCATGCGTTATCTGGAAGGAATTGCCCGAAAATAAGTGTGGTGTTGCTGATTCAAAACTCTTAACGGAAAAGAAAAGGGAAGCCCTTTTTTCCTGGATCACAGATCATGCCTACAGGATAGGAATCGGAATAGCGACCAATGAAGAGATCGACGCACTGAATATCCTCAACGCAAGCCTTCTCTCCATGGAGAGGGCGGTCCACTATACCGGCATGACGCCGGACCTTCTTCTCGTGGACGGGAATCACAAAGTAAAGAACTTTCCTGACAGCAAGCCCGTTGTAAAAGGTGACAGGAAATGTTTTTACATTGCCTGCGCCTCGATAATCGCCAAGGTTGTCCGTGATAGGATCATGGACATGTACCATTCACTCTATCCGGTGTTTAATTTCAAACAGAATAAAGGCTATCCGACAAAAGACCATAAGATGTTCATCCTGAACCACGGAATTTCACCGATCCACAGAAAAACTTTTAAGGGGGTTAAAGAGAACCTTGCCCGGTGA
- the rplS gene encoding 50S ribosomal protein L19 yields MNEMVDIIEKEHMRLDLPEISVGDNVKVYTRIFEGDKERIQVFEGLIIRKRGGNTRATFTVRKVSYGVGIEKTFPKHSPLIDKIEITSKSKVRRSKLYYLRNLRGKAAKLKEKRD; encoded by the coding sequence ATGAATGAGATGGTGGATATAATTGAAAAAGAGCATATGAGGCTTGATTTACCGGAGATTAGCGTTGGCGACAACGTTAAGGTATATACGAGGATCTTTGAAGGGGACAAAGAGAGGATCCAGGTATTTGAAGGTCTTATTATCCGGAAAAGAGGCGGGAACACAAGGGCCACCTTTACGGTAAGGAAGGTCTCTTACGGTGTCGGCATTGAAAAGACATTCCCCAAGCACTCGCCGCTCATCGATAAGATTGAGATAACCAGCAAGAGTAAGGTCAGAAGGTCAAAGCTGTACTACCTGAGAAACCTGAGAGGCAAGGCAGCAAAACTCAAAGAAAAAAGGGATTAA
- a CDS encoding RNA methyltransferase, with translation MGNSSKRLWRRSLSSVNIAVVHYPVYDKHGEIIATSITNLEIHDIARSCMTFGIDLCYIVTPLTKQRDIMGKLIHHWTEGYGAQYNPVRGEALQRVRIKGTVHEMIEDAGMRGKPLVVGTSSRERKEKSITYRELHEFIQEGKDPSLILFGTGWGLSGEVVDMCDKMLVPVQGSGDYNHLSLRVAMGIILDRIFGRRGGYDE, from the coding sequence ATGGGAAATTCATCAAAGAGATTATGGAGGAGATCCCTGAGTAGTGTAAATATTGCAGTGGTCCACTATCCGGTCTATGATAAACACGGCGAAATTATCGCTACGAGCATAACAAACCTGGAGATTCATGATATTGCGAGAAGCTGCATGACTTTTGGTATTGACCTGTGCTATATTGTTACACCTTTGACAAAGCAAAGGGATATTATGGGAAAGCTCATACACCACTGGACAGAAGGATACGGCGCCCAATATAACCCGGTAAGAGGCGAGGCCTTGCAGCGCGTAAGGATCAAGGGTACTGTTCATGAAATGATTGAAGATGCGGGGATGAGAGGGAAACCCCTCGTGGTAGGAACGTCCTCCAGAGAGAGAAAAGAAAAATCGATAACATACCGGGAGCTCCACGAGTTTATACAGGAGGGAAAGGACCCCTCCCTTATACTATTTGGAACAGGCTGGGGTTTATCCGGTGAAGTAGTGGACATGTGCGATAAGATGCTTGTACCTGTTCAGGGAAGCGGTGATTACAACCACCTGTCGTTAAGGGTCGCGATGGGTATAATTCTTGATAGAATTTTTGGCCGGAGAGGAGGATACGATGAATGA
- the trmD gene encoding tRNA (guanosine(37)-N1)-methyltransferase TrmD, protein MIFTILTLFPNIFHSPLQESIIKKAFDKGLINFNIIDIRDFAGDVHKTCDDKPYGGGPGMVMKIEPIYRAMEFVEKTFGRPRYVLLTPQGRPFDQATAERYGRLAHVCLVCGRYEGVDERVIDCVDEEVSIGDYVLSGGEIPALVLIDAISRNIPGVVGNEGSVADESFREPLLEYPQYTRPETFMDMEVPPVLLSGNHEQIRRWRRKEAIRKTFLKRPDLINRFTPTEEDGKFIKEIMEEIPE, encoded by the coding sequence ATGATCTTCACGATCCTGACACTTTTCCCTAATATCTTTCATTCTCCTTTGCAGGAGAGCATAATCAAAAAGGCCTTTGATAAGGGGTTGATAAACTTCAATATCATCGATATCCGGGATTTTGCAGGGGATGTTCATAAGACCTGTGATGACAAACCATACGGCGGCGGACCGGGGATGGTCATGAAGATCGAGCCGATTTACCGTGCCATGGAGTTTGTTGAAAAGACATTCGGAAGACCGAGGTATGTGCTTTTAACCCCCCAGGGACGACCCTTTGACCAGGCCACCGCAGAAAGATATGGAAGACTTGCACACGTATGCCTTGTCTGCGGCAGATATGAGGGGGTTGACGAACGGGTAATAGACTGCGTCGATGAAGAGGTCTCAATCGGTGATTATGTGCTCTCCGGCGGTGAGATACCGGCCCTGGTATTGATCGATGCGATATCGAGGAACATACCCGGTGTTGTCGGGAACGAAGGATCTGTCGCTGATGAGAGCTTTAGAGAACCACTTCTTGAATATCCCCAGTATACGAGACCGGAGACATTTATGGATATGGAGGTGCCGCCGGTGCTCCTTTCCGGGAACCACGAGCAGATCAGGCGATGGCGGCGAAAAGAGGCGATCAGAAAGACGTTTCTGAAAAGACCTGATCTTATCAACCGGTTTACCCCGACAGAAGAGGATGGGAAATTCATCAAAGAGATTATGGAGGAGATCCCTGAGTAG
- the rimM gene encoding ribosome maturation factor RimM (Essential for efficient processing of 16S rRNA), whose product MRWIPVGMVLSAHGIRGEVRFHYYNEAKEEFLRYASLYAEKDDTIIEIKPASVRSHKNHFLIRFKGLGNPEEVSFLVKKELFVREGDLPQLNDDEYYEYQLIGLRVLNSAGEEIGKVDSMLHTQANDTLVVSGKQDIMVPMIEGYIIEVDLERSFIKVREDLLVP is encoded by the coding sequence ATGAGATGGATCCCTGTCGGCATGGTGCTGTCAGCGCACGGTATTAGAGGGGAAGTAAGATTTCATTATTACAATGAGGCAAAGGAAGAGTTTCTCCGGTATGCCTCGCTCTATGCTGAAAAAGATGATACGATCATAGAGATAAAGCCGGCAAGTGTCAGGTCTCATAAAAATCACTTTTTAATAAGGTTTAAAGGTCTGGGGAATCCGGAGGAGGTCTCCTTTCTCGTCAAAAAAGAATTGTTTGTGCGAGAGGGAGACCTCCCTCAGTTGAATGACGACGAGTATTATGAATATCAGCTTATTGGACTAAGGGTTTTGAATTCTGCGGGCGAAGAGATCGGGAAGGTCGACAGTATGTTGCATACACAGGCAAACGATACGCTGGTTGTTTCAGGAAAACAGGACATTATGGTGCCGATGATCGAAGGGTACATCATCGAGGTCGACCTTGAACGTTCTTTTATAAAAGTACGGGAAGACCTGCTCGTTCCATGA
- a CDS encoding KH domain-containing protein yields MLKELIEYIAKALVDNPDQVKVSEIEGEKTSVIELNVAKDDLGKVIGKQGRTARAMRTILSATSTKVKKRAVLEIIE; encoded by the coding sequence GTGTTGAAAGAGTTAATAGAGTATATTGCTAAGGCGTTGGTTGACAATCCAGACCAGGTAAAAGTTTCTGAGATAGAAGGTGAAAAGACATCTGTCATCGAGTTGAACGTTGCCAAAGACGACCTGGGAAAAGTGATCGGCAAACAGGGCAGAACGGCGAGGGCAATGAGAACCATCTTGAGCGCTACTTCAACAAAAGTAAAAAAGAGAGCGGTGCTCGAAATTATAGAGTAA
- the rpsP gene encoding 30S ribosomal protein S16, producing MAVKFRLSRFGSKKKPFYRIVVADERSPRDGRFIDKVGFYDPLKDPVEVQLDREKIKSWYQKGAKPTKTVENLFKREGVLKELIQ from the coding sequence TTGGCTGTTAAATTCAGATTGTCCAGGTTCGGATCGAAGAAAAAACCGTTTTACAGAATCGTTGTAGCAGATGAAAGGTCTCCGAGAGATGGTAGGTTTATTGATAAGGTAGGATTTTACGATCCCTTAAAAGATCCTGTAGAGGTACAGCTTGACAGGGAGAAGATAAAATCATGGTACCAAAAGGGGGCAAAACCCACGAAGACAGTTGAAAATCTGTTTAAAAGAGAAGGGGTTTTGAAGGAGCTAATACAATAA
- the ffh gene encoding signal recognition particle protein, translated as MFEKLQERLETTFKKLRGYGKLTEDNIKETLREVRIALLEADVNFRVAKDFLEKVKQKALGEEVLMSITPGQQFIKIVHDELCELLGTTNKPLDVSGSPPVSVMLVGLQGSGKTTTAGKLALVLRKKGRKPLLVPSDIYRPAAIEQLTKVGKQLNIETFAVPQIKDPLTICKEAKAYAMKNGFDTMIVDTAGRLHINDEMVNELVDQKRFLNPRETLLVLDAMTGQDAVSIAGTFDTKLGVDGIILTKLDGDTRGGAAISIKAVTGKPIKFIGIGEKFDALEAFYPERMASRILGMGDVISLVEKAQEIFDEKQASDLEKKLRRDEFTLEDFKEQIKQMKKLGSIESIVTMFPGFNKIKGMINFSEAEKDIKRIEAIINSMTLKERAYPNVIDGNRRIRISRGSGTSVHDVNDLLKRYMETRKMMKKLTKGGMKGLQRQLFMR; from the coding sequence ATGTTCGAGAAATTACAGGAGAGATTAGAGACAACCTTCAAAAAACTGAGGGGTTACGGCAAGCTTACCGAGGACAACATCAAGGAGACGCTGAGAGAGGTAAGGATTGCGCTTCTCGAGGCGGATGTCAACTTCAGGGTAGCCAAAGACTTCCTCGAAAAGGTCAAACAAAAGGCCCTGGGTGAAGAGGTCTTAATGAGTATCACGCCCGGGCAGCAGTTCATCAAGATCGTTCATGACGAATTGTGTGAACTGCTCGGCACGACAAACAAACCCCTCGACGTATCAGGATCACCGCCTGTGTCTGTAATGCTCGTGGGACTTCAGGGATCAGGGAAGACAACCACGGCAGGGAAACTTGCCCTTGTTCTCAGAAAGAAGGGCAGAAAACCGCTCCTCGTGCCGTCAGACATTTACCGGCCGGCTGCAATTGAACAGTTGACGAAGGTGGGAAAGCAGTTGAACATCGAGACATTCGCAGTGCCGCAGATAAAGGACCCTCTCACGATATGCAAAGAAGCAAAGGCATATGCGATGAAGAACGGCTTCGATACGATGATCGTCGATACCGCCGGCAGGCTGCATATCAACGACGAGATGGTCAACGAGCTTGTAGACCAGAAAAGGTTTTTAAACCCCAGGGAGACCCTCCTCGTTCTCGATGCCATGACAGGGCAGGATGCGGTAAGCATCGCCGGAACATTTGATACAAAGCTTGGCGTCGACGGGATCATACTGACCAAACTGGACGGTGACACAAGAGGCGGTGCAGCAATCTCTATCAAGGCCGTTACGGGAAAACCGATAAAGTTTATCGGGATCGGTGAAAAGTTTGACGCCCTTGAGGCGTTTTATCCTGAAAGGATGGCATCCCGCATCCTCGGGATGGGAGACGTTATCTCCCTTGTTGAGAAGGCGCAGGAGATATTCGATGAGAAGCAGGCCAGCGATCTGGAGAAAAAGCTGAGAAGAGATGAATTCACGCTGGAAGATTTTAAGGAACAGATAAAACAGATGAAAAAGCTTGGATCCATCGAGTCGATAGTGACGATGTTTCCGGGTTTTAACAAGATCAAGGGTATGATAAACTTCTCTGAGGCGGAAAAGGACATCAAAAGGATCGAGGCGATCATCAATTCGATGACATTGAAAGAGAGGGCATATCCAAATGTCATAGACGGAAACAGGAGGATCAGGATATCCAGGGGAAGCGGCACAAGTGTCCATGATGTCAACGATCTCCTGAAACGTTATATGGAAACACGCAAGATGATGAAAAAGCTTACAAAGGGAGGCATGAAAGGCCTTCAAAGACAACTATTCATGAGGTAA
- a CDS encoding DUF554 domain-containing protein has product MLGTFINVGTVILGSLIGLAIHARLPERLIRIAFQGIGLFTVFLGFTMAAKTSNFLVMIFSIVPGSIIGELIGIEKHMDRLAGHIKQKIGSKNKSFSEGFVTAFLLFCMGSMTILGAIEEGLGGRPDLLIAKSVLDGFSSLALAASLGVGVIFSVLPLLVYQGGITLFASSLQQFFTNALINELSAVGGLLLIGLGINILEIKRLSILNMLPSLVIAVILAYFFL; this is encoded by the coding sequence ATGCTGGGTACTTTCATAAACGTTGGGACCGTCATACTCGGGAGTCTTATCGGTCTTGCCATCCACGCGAGACTTCCGGAAAGATTGATCAGGATTGCCTTCCAGGGTATCGGTTTATTCACGGTTTTTCTTGGATTTACCATGGCAGCGAAAACAAGCAATTTCCTCGTGATGATATTCAGCATCGTTCCGGGTTCTATCATTGGAGAACTGATTGGTATCGAAAAACATATGGATAGGCTGGCCGGACACATAAAGCAGAAGATAGGGTCAAAAAATAAGAGCTTCTCAGAAGGGTTCGTCACTGCCTTTCTCTTGTTCTGCATGGGTTCTATGACCATTCTCGGCGCTATTGAAGAAGGACTTGGAGGGAGGCCGGATCTCCTCATTGCGAAATCAGTCCTCGATGGATTCAGTTCGCTTGCTCTGGCAGCGTCGCTGGGCGTCGGCGTCATCTTTTCCGTGCTGCCGCTATTGGTCTACCAGGGAGGGATAACGTTGTTTGCCTCATCGCTTCAGCAATTCTTCACGAACGCACTGATAAACGAACTGAGCGCTGTAGGGGGGTTACTCCTTATCGGTCTGGGCATCAACATATTGGAGATAAAAAGGTTGAGCATACTCAATATGCTGCCCAGTCTCGTCATCGCAGTCATTCTGGCCTACTTTTTTCTGTAA